One region of Bdellovibrio bacteriovorus genomic DNA includes:
- the pal gene encoding peptidoglycan-associated lipoprotein Pal, with protein sequence MFRKLALGLVACAVVAGCKGKQTQSDQSIETLPAGGQSTAIDSSPLSYDPMGSDSGKIAGLETVHFGYDKSSLDAASKKVIASNVEWMKSNPGVKVQIEGHCDNRGTIEYNVALGERRANAVKAYMVSLGIAGDRLSVISYGKEKPLDMGDTEAAWAKNRRANFVPAQ encoded by the coding sequence ATGTTTCGTAAATTAGCTCTTGGTCTTGTTGCCTGCGCGGTTGTTGCTGGTTGTAAAGGAAAACAAACTCAATCGGATCAATCCATTGAAACTTTGCCTGCAGGCGGCCAATCTACTGCCATTGACTCATCACCACTTAGTTATGATCCAATGGGTTCTGACTCTGGAAAAATTGCGGGTCTAGAAACTGTTCACTTCGGTTACGATAAATCGAGCTTGGATGCGGCTTCTAAAAAAGTGATCGCTTCTAACGTTGAGTGGATGAAATCAAACCCAGGCGTGAAAGTTCAAATCGAAGGTCACTGTGACAACCGCGGTACTATCGAGTACAATGTGGCTCTAGGTGAAAGACGCGCTAACGCAGTGAAAGCTTATATGGTAAGCTTGGGTATTGCTGGCGATCGTTTGAGCGTTATCAGCTACGGTAAAGAAAAACCACTTGATATGGGTGACACTGAAGCAGCTTGGGCGAAAAACCGCCGTGCGAACTTTGTTCCTGCTCAGTAA
- a CDS encoding DUF4398 domain-containing protein, translating into MRLQRLFIGVLLFTVIVSCQTVPAPVEDYSLARAALDAARSVQAARHSPGYWHQAEEAYRKGRIYFEDRDYSKAKEQFVRARVSAEKAENSARLIRQRTGDVL; encoded by the coding sequence GTGAGACTACAGAGACTTTTCATCGGAGTTCTACTTTTTACGGTGATTGTCAGCTGTCAAACAGTCCCTGCACCCGTTGAGGATTATTCCCTCGCAAGAGCTGCACTAGATGCGGCTCGTTCTGTTCAAGCGGCCCGCCATTCCCCAGGTTATTGGCATCAAGCTGAAGAAGCTTATCGCAAAGGCCGTATCTATTTTGAAGATCGTGATTATTCGAAAGCTAAAGAACAATTTGTGCGCGCACGTGTTTCTGCAGAAAAAGCAGAAAACTCAGCACGATTGATTCGTCAAAGAACAGGAGATGTTCTATGA
- a CDS encoding tetratricopeptide repeat protein: protein MKKILVALVATPLFLTGCLKTRNEVRETEQRQVMQQQVTTLQRSNADVSNRFADIEEQMRSLNGRVDVVENRVGQGNSGIENAVRNTQQQNQDLNQKVTLLQEALTKMEKDIYTLNAEIQSLKAERVAGQAERSAKQAKKNVYEVGEEFFNKKDWKQAILNYQKYRDDNPKGSKFADATYKIGVSFQELGMKDEAKTFYDEVVSKFPKSDEARRSKTRLKGLKK, encoded by the coding sequence ATGAAGAAAATCCTAGTGGCTCTTGTTGCCACTCCTCTATTTCTGACTGGTTGTTTGAAAACGCGTAACGAAGTTCGTGAAACTGAACAACGCCAAGTCATGCAGCAACAAGTAACGACACTGCAAAGAAGCAATGCGGATGTTTCAAACCGCTTTGCCGACATCGAAGAACAAATGAGAAGTCTGAATGGCCGTGTGGACGTGGTTGAAAACCGTGTCGGCCAAGGAAACTCGGGCATAGAAAATGCCGTTAGAAACACACAACAACAAAATCAAGACTTAAACCAAAAAGTCACGCTTCTTCAAGAGGCTCTGACGAAAATGGAAAAAGACATTTACACTTTGAATGCTGAAATCCAATCATTGAAGGCCGAACGAGTTGCTGGCCAGGCAGAAAGATCTGCGAAGCAAGCCAAGAAAAATGTTTATGAAGTCGGTGAAGAATTCTTCAATAAAAAAGACTGGAAACAGGCTATCTTAAACTACCAAAAATACCGTGACGACAATCCGAAAGGGTCTAAGTTCGCGGATGCGACTTATAAAATCGGTGTGTCCTTCCAAGAGTTGGGCATGAAAGATGAAGCAAAAACTTTTTACGACGAAGTGGTCAGCAAGTTTCCTAAATCAGATGAAGCTCGTCGTTCTAAAACTCGCTTGAAGGGTTTAAAAAAATAA
- the tsaD gene encoding tRNA (adenosine(37)-N6)-threonylcarbamoyltransferase complex transferase subunit TsaD, translated as MERVLAIETSCDDTSVAIVDRSGWVHSVVAASQDLEHEIYGGIVPEIAARNHSIALIPLIEEAFKKAGMTWKDVQGIAVTNRPGLIGALIVGLVTAKSLSQAKGLPFLGVNHLEGHLLAPFLRDSQYAPPEDFGYPYVGLAISGGHTSLYQIKGLGDYKVLGATKDDAAGECFDKFAKMAGLGFPGGVRIDQMAKTGNPHAFEFPRSMIHDETFDMSFSGLKSSGQRMLEQLGPELVQEQLPDLCASFQEAIVDVLIAKLDRAAKVFRSKRVILTGGVSANSRLRARAEEWAAKKGLTLVVPPIRYCTDNAAMIGYAGVLRMNAGEFSNIDLGPSPQVLTTDFR; from the coding sequence ATTGAACGTGTATTAGCCATTGAAACCAGCTGTGATGACACTTCCGTAGCGATCGTAGATCGCAGTGGTTGGGTGCACTCTGTTGTCGCGGCTTCTCAAGATTTAGAACACGAAATCTATGGCGGTATCGTTCCTGAAATCGCGGCTAGAAATCACTCCATCGCTCTGATTCCCTTGATTGAAGAGGCTTTTAAAAAAGCCGGAATGACTTGGAAAGACGTGCAGGGAATTGCCGTCACCAATCGTCCTGGTCTGATTGGCGCCTTAATTGTGGGGCTTGTGACGGCGAAATCCTTGTCGCAGGCAAAAGGTCTTCCATTTCTAGGGGTGAATCACCTAGAAGGTCACTTGTTAGCGCCTTTCTTGCGTGATTCTCAATATGCTCCCCCTGAAGACTTCGGATATCCTTACGTAGGATTAGCCATCAGTGGTGGTCACACCAGTCTTTATCAAATCAAAGGTTTGGGTGATTACAAAGTTCTGGGCGCAACGAAAGACGATGCAGCCGGGGAGTGTTTTGATAAATTTGCGAAGATGGCGGGTCTGGGTTTTCCAGGCGGTGTGCGTATCGATCAAATGGCAAAAACCGGAAACCCCCATGCTTTTGAATTTCCTCGCAGCATGATTCATGACGAAACTTTCGATATGAGCTTTTCCGGCTTAAAGTCATCGGGTCAGCGCATGTTGGAACAATTAGGACCAGAACTAGTGCAAGAGCAGCTTCCTGATCTTTGTGCTTCTTTCCAAGAAGCCATTGTCGATGTTCTTATTGCTAAATTAGATCGAGCGGCCAAAGTATTTAGATCTAAGCGCGTGATCTTAACTGGCGGCGTGAGTGCGAACTCTCGTCTGCGCGCACGTGCAGAAGAATGGGCCGCGAAGAAAGGTCTGACCCTCGTAGTTCCACCAATCCGCTATTGCACGGATAATGCCGCAATGATCGGGTATGCCGGCGTTCTAAGAATGAATGCCGGGGAATTTTCCAACATCGACCTCGGACCTTCACCACAAGTTTTGACAACGGATTTTAGATGA
- the rsmA gene encoding 16S rRNA (adenine(1518)-N(6)/adenine(1519)-N(6))-dimethyltransferase RsmA gives MSQSRERLEQTLQELGILAKRSLGQNFLVSDVVIERIINQVKEFNPEELIEVGPGPGALTYFLKQMNVPLTLIELDRVIANYWREQGQNVLEEDALKLDWSRFYSDKKVVFVSNLPYQISSSIVIERSMEAPGVEHMVLMFQKEVAQRIRAVAKSEHYGLLSVIAQVFWKTEMVTEAGPRDFSPPPRVASRVLCFSRLQSEVKNRQAFLTFVKAAFAQRRKLLKKNLSGLLSQKKLTEEQLVGWITGMGFTETARAEELSPAQFVTLYKHFGFEA, from the coding sequence ATGAGCCAATCAAGAGAACGCTTAGAGCAAACGCTGCAAGAACTTGGCATTCTTGCCAAAAGATCGTTAGGTCAAAACTTCTTGGTCAGCGATGTCGTCATTGAGCGCATCATCAATCAGGTGAAAGAATTCAACCCCGAAGAGCTGATTGAAGTGGGCCCAGGTCCTGGAGCTTTAACTTACTTTTTAAAACAAATGAATGTGCCTTTGACTTTAATTGAGCTGGATCGTGTGATTGCGAATTACTGGCGTGAGCAAGGGCAAAATGTCCTTGAAGAAGACGCTCTAAAACTCGATTGGTCGCGCTTCTATTCAGACAAAAAAGTCGTTTTCGTCAGCAATCTGCCTTATCAGATTTCTTCAAGCATCGTCATTGAGCGTTCGATGGAAGCTCCGGGTGTTGAGCACATGGTTCTGATGTTCCAAAAAGAAGTGGCTCAAAGAATCCGTGCCGTGGCGAAGTCAGAGCATTACGGACTTTTAAGTGTTATTGCTCAAGTCTTCTGGAAGACGGAAATGGTGACTGAGGCGGGACCGAGGGATTTTTCGCCCCCTCCACGTGTCGCCAGCCGAGTGCTGTGCTTTTCGCGTCTGCAAAGCGAAGTTAAAAATCGCCAGGCCTTTCTCACTTTTGTTAAAGCCGCCTTTGCCCAACGCCGCAAGCTTTTAAAGAAAAATTTGTCTGGTCTTTTAAGTCAAAAGAAGCTAACTGAAGAGCAATTGGTGGGCTGGATCACCGGCATGGGTTTTACAGAAACGGCCCGTGCGGAAGAACTCAGCCCCGCGCAGTTTGTGACCTTGTATAAGCACTTTGGATTTGAAGCATGA
- the smpB gene encoding SsrA-binding protein SmpB → MSILIVQENKKARFDYTIVETYEAGLQLMGSEVKSLRNKDVQLKDSYISFRGDEAFLQNAHIAEYKASSYNNHAPERLRKLLLNRKELDEIFGALKEKGYSCVPLKIYFKNGRAKLEIALVKGKKTHDKREAIKKRDVSDQIRSSLRRNR, encoded by the coding sequence ATGAGCATTTTAATTGTTCAAGAGAACAAAAAAGCCCGATTTGATTACACGATCGTAGAAACCTACGAGGCGGGCTTGCAGCTTATGGGAAGCGAAGTGAAATCCCTGCGCAATAAAGATGTGCAACTAAAAGACTCTTACATTTCTTTTCGGGGTGATGAAGCTTTCTTGCAGAACGCACATATCGCCGAATACAAAGCTTCCAGTTACAACAACCATGCTCCAGAAAGACTTCGTAAGCTTTTACTGAATCGCAAAGAGTTGGATGAGATTTTCGGTGCCTTAAAGGAAAAAGGCTATTCTTGCGTGCCGCTTAAAATCTATTTTAAAAACGGCCGTGCGAAATTAGAAATTGCGTTGGTGAAGGGTAAAAAGACTCACGACAAGCGTGAGGCTATTAAGAAACGCGACGTCTCTGATCAAATTCGCTCAAGTCTACGACGGAATCGTTAG
- a CDS encoding PilZ domain-containing protein has protein sequence MDKDIFTLVGREDEKIKLWQDLAQAQGELLCKGKEESICKLRVNFFNSKTKCLECTVESITTLKPQEEYLGHFFLGGEKYYFQGFAQIHQEKVVVPVAEELYHLQRRQNYRVRIPEGYQAFYNIVLVNEQPQKIIGQLADLSSQGCRVIYRMDAPLMKIGDKVTGHLVIGKRSPIEIQGLVRHIKVDEGNKVIQTFGIEFTPLSTMIENKLFALTMEIHKEVFKRPS, from the coding sequence ATGGATAAAGACATCTTCACCCTAGTAGGTCGCGAAGACGAAAAGATCAAGCTTTGGCAGGATCTTGCTCAAGCTCAAGGAGAGCTTCTTTGTAAAGGTAAAGAAGAATCGATTTGCAAACTGCGCGTGAACTTTTTTAATTCTAAAACCAAATGCCTTGAATGCACTGTCGAATCCATCACGACTTTAAAACCTCAAGAAGAATACCTAGGTCATTTCTTTTTGGGTGGAGAAAAATACTACTTCCAAGGCTTCGCGCAAATTCATCAGGAAAAAGTCGTCGTGCCCGTCGCTGAAGAACTCTATCATCTTCAACGCCGCCAAAACTACCGCGTGCGCATCCCGGAAGGCTATCAAGCTTTTTACAACATCGTTCTGGTGAACGAACAGCCGCAGAAAATCATCGGTCAATTGGCCGATCTGAGCAGCCAAGGCTGTCGCGTGATTTACCGAATGGATGCTCCGCTGATGAAGATCGGCGATAAAGTCACCGGACATTTGGTGATTGGGAAAAGATCGCCGATTGAAATTCAAGGCCTGGTCCGTCACATCAAAGTCGACGAAGGCAATAAGGTGATTCAGACCTTTGGGATTGAATTCACTCCACTATCAACGATGATCGAAAACAAACTTTTCGCTTTGACAATGGAGATTCATAAAGAAGTCTTTAAAAGACCTTCGTGA
- a CDS encoding SAM-dependent methyltransferase, translated as MIAYLTTEQFLPELLEELKNVRSVHGSLVLTDGPLQHSVWAQNIWLNPEIISFESISQAAKALKGLGKLWVPYTFDHHRRAQLIQEQLLKVKPRIVDFLGALPEDNLGAWTLIDKNTLLASSKTNSPFPLGEVQFNEDKKNPPSRAYLKLWELFTVYGILPKAGQRVVDFGSCPGGWTWVLQQIGCEVVSIDRAPLEPHIAQLPRIHFMKTNAFTVKPEDIGAIDWFFSDIICYPEKLLELVQMWQSSGLCSNFVCTIKFQGKTDFATLKKFQSLENARVQHLHHNKHEVTVWIKTSSP; from the coding sequence ATGATCGCATACTTAACCACAGAACAATTTCTGCCAGAGCTTCTTGAGGAACTTAAAAATGTTCGCTCAGTCCATGGAAGCCTGGTTCTTACTGATGGGCCCTTGCAGCACTCTGTCTGGGCCCAAAATATTTGGCTCAACCCCGAAATCATATCTTTTGAATCCATCAGCCAGGCGGCAAAAGCTTTAAAGGGTTTAGGCAAGCTGTGGGTGCCTTATACATTCGACCATCATCGACGCGCACAACTTATTCAAGAACAACTGCTAAAAGTAAAACCCCGTATCGTGGATTTCTTAGGGGCCCTCCCCGAAGACAATCTAGGGGCTTGGACATTGATAGATAAGAACACGCTTTTAGCCTCAAGCAAAACCAACTCCCCATTTCCTTTAGGGGAAGTGCAGTTTAATGAGGATAAAAAGAATCCGCCGTCGCGGGCTTACCTGAAGCTTTGGGAGCTTTTCACGGTGTATGGAATTCTGCCTAAAGCAGGACAAAGAGTTGTCGACTTTGGAAGCTGTCCCGGAGGGTGGACCTGGGTGCTTCAACAGATCGGTTGCGAGGTTGTCAGTATCGACCGCGCACCTTTAGAACCCCACATCGCCCAACTTCCGCGCATTCACTTTATGAAGACGAATGCTTTCACGGTGAAGCCCGAGGACATTGGGGCCATTGATTGGTTTTTTTCTGATATCATCTGCTATCCCGAAAAACTTCTGGAACTTGTTCAAATGTGGCAGAGTTCAGGACTATGCTCGAACTTCGTTTGCACGATAAAATTTCAAGGTAAGACGGACTTTGCGACTCTCAAAAAGTTCCAGTCTTTAGAAAATGCACGTGTGCAACATCTGCATCACAACAAGCACGAGGTCACGGTATGGATAAAGACATCTTCACCCTAG
- a CDS encoding MarR family winged helix-turn-helix transcriptional regulator has translation MAKLYFTEIPTREALEKSESPLYPDMDSLTLYSHILLRKVTTEMEINLDSFFSRYNLSSGRFTLMILLQRTPQGMMPSELAQKVGVTQATISGLINSLEKAELVKRTTHEKDGRSFVILITDKGSALCDEIIPEYHTRITQFWSEFNETEKHQINGYMERMIRTIPRLGQD, from the coding sequence ATGGCAAAGCTGTATTTTACCGAGATTCCGACTCGGGAAGCCTTAGAAAAGTCTGAGAGTCCTCTTTATCCTGACATGGATTCTTTGACGCTGTATTCGCATATCTTACTTCGCAAAGTCACAACAGAAATGGAAATTAATCTGGATAGTTTCTTTTCTCGTTACAACTTGTCGTCGGGCCGCTTTACATTGATGATCCTTCTACAAAGAACGCCTCAAGGTATGATGCCTTCTGAGCTTGCGCAAAAAGTGGGTGTCACGCAAGCGACCATCTCTGGACTGATTAACAGTTTGGAAAAAGCGGAACTTGTGAAAAGAACGACGCATGAAAAAGACGGCCGTTCTTTCGTGATTCTTATTACGGACAAGGGAAGCGCCCTTTGCGATGAAATTATTCCTGAATATCATACTCGTATCACACAATTCTGGAGCGAGTTTAATGAGACCGAAAAACATCAGATCAACGGATATATGGAAAGAATGATTCGAACGATCCCGAGACTAGGACAAGATTAA
- the map gene encoding type I methionyl aminopeptidase gives MIVKTEADLEGLKKIGKVVANCLQYMARSIEPGMTTKELDELGGKFLEKHGARSGPMLTYNFPGYNCISLNHEVAHGVPSSQKQILRGDLINIDVSAELDGYYADNGGSFIIPPGKAADQRLLDVTKQALEAAISIVKADAYINMIGYQIEKVATENGYTVIENLGSHGVGRGLHEEPKFIAAYYDKRDKRKLKEGHVITIEPFVSTGARVVDEEPDHWTLVAGREHRTAQFEHTMVVLKDRALIVTIPDPV, from the coding sequence ATGATCGTAAAGACGGAAGCAGATCTCGAAGGTCTAAAAAAAATTGGTAAGGTCGTCGCCAACTGCCTGCAGTACATGGCACGCTCCATTGAGCCCGGTATGACAACCAAAGAGCTTGATGAGCTTGGCGGAAAATTCCTAGAAAAGCACGGAGCACGCTCGGGCCCTATGCTGACTTACAACTTTCCAGGTTACAATTGCATTAGCTTAAACCATGAGGTCGCTCATGGCGTTCCGTCGTCTCAAAAGCAAATTCTACGCGGCGATTTAATTAATATCGATGTCTCGGCAGAGTTGGATGGATATTACGCCGATAACGGTGGCTCCTTTATTATTCCTCCAGGTAAAGCCGCGGATCAGCGACTGCTTGATGTTACAAAACAGGCCTTGGAAGCGGCGATCAGTATTGTGAAAGCCGACGCGTACATCAATATGATTGGCTATCAGATCGAAAAGGTCGCTACTGAAAACGGCTATACCGTGATTGAGAATTTAGGAAGCCACGGCGTCGGCCGCGGTCTTCATGAAGAACCAAAATTCATCGCGGCTTATTATGACAAACGCGACAAAAGAAAATTGAAAGAGGGCCATGTCATCACGATTGAGCCCTTTGTTTCAACTGGGGCCCGTGTCGTTGATGAAGAGCCGGATCATTGGACGCTGGTTGCAGGACGCGAGCACCGCACCGCTCAGTTTGAACACACGATGGTGGTTTTAAAAGACCGTGCCTTGATCGTAACCATTCCTGATCCTGTCTAA
- a CDS encoding NAD(P)H-hydrate dehydratase, producing MKKATPQRYFLKKHGAKKLLPKVSTSDNKSSRGRSLILAGSAEYPGAGVLAAKAALRTGSGYVTLAQKNIAVSSLENPDFLLCDLNKKSWHELKFDVILVGPGFGVNSFTAQVIRELKNKKIEKVILDADALTVCANENLFPLPATWIVTPHTGELARCLKISVEEINADRYAAARFAQNLFQCVVILKGHETLIANRQRIYTNKTGNAALAKSGTGDVLAGILTALRGQGLTATQAAVLGVYIHGATANLWASRQKDLLSMMASDVIEYIPSVLRILRGN from the coding sequence ATGAAAAAAGCCACTCCGCAGAGATATTTCCTTAAGAAACATGGGGCTAAGAAACTTTTACCCAAAGTTTCAACGTCGGATAATAAGTCGTCCCGTGGTCGCAGTCTGATTTTAGCCGGCAGTGCAGAGTACCCGGGCGCCGGAGTCTTGGCGGCGAAAGCCGCACTTCGCACGGGCAGTGGTTACGTGACACTGGCGCAAAAAAATATCGCGGTTTCGTCATTGGAAAATCCTGATTTTTTGCTTTGTGATCTTAACAAAAAATCTTGGCATGAGTTGAAATTCGACGTGATTCTGGTTGGGCCCGGATTTGGAGTTAATAGTTTTACAGCCCAAGTTATTCGCGAATTAAAGAATAAAAAAATCGAAAAAGTGATCTTAGATGCGGATGCTCTTACAGTGTGCGCGAATGAAAATCTATTTCCTTTGCCGGCGACTTGGATCGTCACTCCGCACACGGGTGAACTCGCTCGTTGCTTAAAGATCAGTGTAGAGGAAATCAATGCGGATCGCTATGCTGCCGCTCGGTTCGCTCAAAATCTTTTTCAGTGTGTGGTGATTTTAAAAGGGCACGAAACCCTGATCGCAAACCGCCAGCGAATTTATACCAATAAAACGGGAAATGCGGCCTTAGCGAAGTCCGGGACTGGGGATGTGCTGGCAGGAATCTTAACGGCCTTACGCGGGCAGGGGCTGACAGCGACACAGGCGGCTGTCTTAGGGGTTTATATCCATGGAGCGACGGCCAATCTTTGGGCTTCGCGCCAGAAAGACCTTTTATCGATGATGGCCTCGGACGTAATCGAATATATCCCATCTGTACTGCGTATTCTTCGTGGGAATTGA